The following proteins are encoded in a genomic region of Chloroflexota bacterium:
- a CDS encoding CoA transferase, protein MRILDLARLPALYATRLLAEQGHDVIRIEDPRGDPARRLGPFLTLEPSIETGAYHQFLNAGKRSLALDVTASDCRPALERLIATADVIVASPPLPLDEERIRHLNPTVVLTIVGGDDLPELCAYARAGLLSITGHPGETPVLMGGHIIYAATGLWVMLGTSAAMLVKRTAGLGQTVAVDVQEAFETFLDHAVENFTARGRPTERRGYRGGVTPISGAFPCADGYWMLSLSDSTERWKRFMEWMNDPVLANDESLLDYDARLAKRDIILDRIGSWAMAYPKEYVVTEAQNRHIPAAPVATPVELVADPQLVDRGFLVEVDHPAFGRMRFPRGALATLWDRTIASAPTLGQHTAEILDELGFGVQDRSVLFQRGLIGCKP, encoded by the coding sequence ATGCGCATCCTCGACCTCGCCCGCTTACCTGCCCTCTACGCAACGCGGCTTCTTGCCGAGCAGGGGCACGACGTCATACGGATCGAAGACCCACGCGGCGACCCAGCGCGCCGCCTGGGGCCGTTTCTCACGCTCGAGCCGAGCATCGAGACCGGCGCCTATCACCAGTTCCTGAACGCGGGTAAGCGGAGCCTTGCGCTCGACGTCACCGCCTCGGATTGCCGCCCGGCGCTCGAGCGCCTCATCGCGACCGCCGACGTCATCGTGGCGAGCCCGCCCCTGCCCCTGGATGAGGAGCGCATCCGGCATCTCAATCCCACCGTCGTTCTCACCATCGTGGGGGGCGATGACCTGCCCGAGCTGTGCGCTTATGCCCGGGCGGGTTTGCTCTCGATCACCGGCCACCCGGGCGAGACGCCCGTGCTGATGGGGGGCCACATCATCTACGCGGCTACGGGGCTCTGGGTGATGCTGGGCACTAGCGCGGCGATGCTGGTCAAACGCACGGCCGGGTTGGGTCAAACGGTCGCCGTCGACGTGCAGGAGGCGTTCGAGACATTCCTCGATCACGCGGTGGAAAACTTCACCGCGCGCGGTCGGCCGACCGAGCGCCGCGGCTACCGGGGCGGGGTGACGCCGATCTCGGGAGCCTTTCCTTGCGCAGATGGCTACTGGATGCTCAGCCTCTCGGACTCAACGGAGCGCTGGAAGCGGTTCATGGAGTGGATGAACGACCCGGTCCTCGCCAACGACGAATCGCTCTTGGACTACGATGCGCGCCTAGCCAAGCGCGACATCATCCTCGACCGAATCGGAAGCTGGGCCATGGCCTACCCGAAGGAGTACGTGGTTACCGAAGCGCAGAATCGCCACATCCCGGCCGCGCCCGTTGCCACTCCCGTCGAGCTGGTGGCGGACCCGCAGCTCGTCGATCGGGGCTTTCTCGTCGAGGTCGACCACCCCGCGTTCGGGCGCATGCGCTTCCCACGCGGTGCGCTCGCCACGCTGTGGGACCGAACGATCGCGTCGGCCCCGACTCTCGGGCAACACACCGCCGAGATTCTTGACGAGCTGGGATTCGGTGTGCAGGATCGATCCGTGCTCTTCCAGCGCGGCCTGATTGGCTGCAAGCCGTAA
- a CDS encoding CoA transferase, with the protein MKSTDGAEAPTDARLAGPLSEIRVLDFAHVFAGPFCTRNLADLGASVLHVETRTRGQGEDAHRAAYAHRNKRSITLDLKSEQGNAVAARLAAVADVIVENFSSGVMRRLKLDYETLSPANPKLIYLSMSGYGHSGPRRAWTSMNMNLQAYTGLMMATGAEGDLPTSISNSWNDYIGGLHGAIAILQALAERHESGRGRNIDLSQFECSVATLGPLLMAAAATGRPPRRLGSRSDHCAPQGVYPCAGRDEWIAISVQTDEQWRVLAAVMGQPGLADDPRFATVLGRLHNHDQIDAELTHWTRERSKEDAERALRQAGVPAERMRRAEAVALSPDSGRVYRPVPGHGERTVLTATVPFAFSRSAISPIVPPSELGADTRMALRDWLGMSDAEIDELERQKALV; encoded by the coding sequence ATGAAATCAACCGACGGTGCCGAGGCGCCCACGGATGCGCGCCTCGCGGGACCACTCAGCGAGATCCGGGTGCTCGACTTTGCCCACGTCTTCGCTGGTCCCTTCTGCACGCGGAACCTGGCGGACCTGGGCGCCTCCGTCCTGCACGTGGAGACGCGCACCCGGGGTCAGGGGGAGGACGCCCACCGGGCCGCGTACGCCCACCGCAACAAGCGATCCATCACTCTCGATCTAAAGAGCGAGCAGGGGAACGCCGTGGCAGCGAGGCTCGCCGCGGTGGCGGACGTCATCGTCGAGAACTTCAGCTCGGGGGTGATGCGACGGCTGAAGTTGGACTACGAGACGTTGAGCCCGGCCAATCCAAAGCTGATCTACCTCAGCATGTCCGGATATGGCCACTCCGGCCCCCGCCGCGCATGGACCAGTATGAACATGAATCTCCAGGCGTACACGGGGCTAATGATGGCGACGGGTGCCGAAGGCGACCTTCCGACGTCGATCTCGAACTCCTGGAACGACTACATCGGCGGGCTGCATGGCGCGATTGCCATTTTGCAGGCCCTTGCCGAGCGCCATGAGTCCGGCCGTGGTCGGAACATCGACCTCAGTCAGTTCGAGTGCAGCGTGGCCACGCTCGGCCCGCTCCTCATGGCGGCCGCGGCCACGGGTCGCCCGCCGCGGCGTCTCGGGAGTCGATCGGACCACTGCGCCCCGCAGGGCGTGTACCCTTGCGCGGGTCGCGACGAATGGATCGCCATCAGCGTGCAGACCGACGAGCAATGGCGGGTCCTCGCCGCCGTGATGGGGCAGCCGGGTCTGGCCGACGATCCCCGATTCGCGACGGTTCTTGGGCGCCTGCACAACCATGATCAGATTGACGCGGAGCTAACCCACTGGACGCGCGAGCGTTCGAAAGAGGACGCTGAGCGCGCGCTGCGGCAGGCTGGCGTGCCTGCCGAGCGAATGCGCCGTGCCGAAGCAGTCGCCCTGTCGCCCGACTCCGGCCGCGTATATCGGCCCGTACCCGGACACGGCGAGCGAACCGTTCTGACAGCGACCGTCCCCTTCGCGTTCAGCCGAAGCGCTATCTCACCCATCGTCCCGCCGTCCGAGCTTGGTGCCGACACACGCATGGCTCTCCGCGATTGGCTCGGTATGAGCGACGCGGAGATCGACGAGCTCGAGCGCCAGAAGGCCCTGGTGTGA
- a CDS encoding cupin domain-containing protein, whose protein sequence is MTEAGDAEARLNAFNAKLEAHGIVPYWLLTHGHRQPEPSVLKWSIIYPLLLEAGEVVRLGGDAFRRNLGGYQIVMPGEHAPAHRHTASAMRFIVVGDGSAYTTTNGEQMFMEPGDLLVQPSFGWHDHSNPGSEPVIWMDMLDNVLIQALDVEFRNNWPGGGQQPITHPEGFHSKLYGNIRPARLTGAQLASPQDSPPMTYKFRDALAAMELMAAEEDVDPCDGILLEYANPVTGGHTLPTMSARIQMLRPGEATQPHRHTGVVRYHVVRGQGVSTLDLDDPKELVWEDHDAFRIPSWRWHAHRNTSSSEPAILFSISDAPVAKAFGFYREEQA, encoded by the coding sequence ATGACGGAGGCAGGGGACGCCGAGGCACGGCTCAACGCCTTCAATGCGAAGCTCGAAGCGCACGGCATCGTGCCCTACTGGTTACTGACGCACGGGCACCGCCAACCGGAGCCGTCGGTGCTGAAGTGGTCCATCATTTACCCCCTGCTGCTCGAGGCCGGCGAAGTCGTCCGGCTTGGCGGGGACGCCTTTCGGAGAAACCTCGGCGGCTACCAGATCGTGATGCCCGGCGAGCATGCGCCCGCCCACCGGCACACCGCGTCGGCGATGCGCTTCATCGTCGTCGGCGATGGCAGCGCCTACACGACAACGAATGGCGAGCAGATGTTCATGGAGCCGGGCGATCTCCTGGTGCAGCCGAGCTTCGGTTGGCACGATCATTCAAACCCGGGGTCTGAGCCGGTTATCTGGATGGATATGCTCGACAACGTGCTCATCCAAGCGCTCGACGTCGAGTTCCGAAACAACTGGCCGGGTGGGGGCCAGCAGCCAATTACCCATCCGGAAGGCTTCCACTCCAAGCTGTACGGCAACATCCGACCCGCGCGGTTGACCGGCGCCCAGCTCGCGTCTCCCCAGGATTCGCCGCCGATGACCTACAAGTTCCGCGATGCGCTCGCGGCTATGGAGCTGATGGCAGCCGAAGAGGACGTGGACCCGTGCGACGGTATCCTGCTCGAATACGCAAACCCGGTCACGGGCGGGCACACCCTCCCCACCATGAGCGCCCGCATTCAGATGCTTCGGCCCGGCGAGGCCACCCAACCCCATCGTCACACCGGCGTGGTGCGCTATCACGTGGTGCGGGGTCAGGGCGTCAGCACGCTGGACCTGGACGATCCGAAAGAGCTGGTCTGGGAAGACCACGACGCGTTCCGCATTCCCTCGTGGCGCTGGCATGCCCATCGGAACACCTCCTCCAGCGAGCCCGCGATCCTGTTCTCCATCAGCGACGCGCCCGTCGCGAAAGCCTTCGGCTTTTACCGAGAGGAGCAAGCGTAA
- a CDS encoding MFS transporter → MTRATRVARPLLARASPLEPLRYRDFRLLWFGQGGSGIGYWMDQVARGWLMYELTDSALQLGLVTAIRAIPLFLLSPVAGVWADRYRRKRLLVASQTVNVAFFGALAILIFGGSVQPWHVYLAALGTAIAQVFEGPARQAMLPETVPATHLTNAIGLNSIVFNSSRTVGPAVAGMLISAVGSGGSYSAQALIYALCVFWTLQIGEAGASAQRHPGRRASVLSSTLEGWRFIAGNETVRASMMITATTALLAVPFITLLPIFAKDVLDVGATGQGLFLAAMGVGALLSAVLLATVGDRLFRGPLMLGGAVLYGVSLLGFAGSPWFVISLVLLTAAGLANVACNALVQSVVQAATPSALRGRVMAVFLQRELLTTLGGLLAGALAALLSAPAAVALMAGACLALSVGIALVIPAIREIH, encoded by the coding sequence GTGACCCGCGCCACGCGTGTTGCTCGCCCGCTGCTGGCGCGAGCGTCGCCACTCGAGCCGCTTCGCTATCGCGACTTCCGCCTGCTCTGGTTCGGGCAAGGCGGAAGCGGCATCGGGTATTGGATGGACCAGGTGGCCCGCGGGTGGCTCATGTACGAGCTGACGGACTCGGCGCTCCAGCTCGGCCTGGTGACGGCGATCCGTGCCATTCCCCTATTCCTCCTGTCGCCCGTGGCGGGTGTGTGGGCTGACCGATACCGGCGGAAACGGCTCCTCGTGGCGTCCCAAACCGTGAATGTCGCGTTCTTCGGCGCGTTGGCCATCCTTATCTTCGGGGGCTCCGTTCAGCCGTGGCACGTGTATCTGGCTGCGCTCGGCACCGCGATTGCGCAAGTGTTCGAAGGGCCGGCGCGGCAGGCAATGCTGCCGGAGACGGTTCCGGCGACACACCTCACGAACGCGATCGGCCTCAACTCGATCGTCTTCAATAGCAGCCGCACCGTGGGACCGGCTGTGGCAGGAATGCTCATATCCGCCGTGGGCAGTGGCGGCTCCTATTCGGCGCAGGCGCTCATTTATGCCCTGTGCGTGTTCTGGACGCTCCAGATTGGAGAGGCTGGAGCATCGGCCCAGCGGCACCCAGGCCGGCGCGCGTCTGTGCTTTCCAGCACGCTCGAAGGTTGGCGGTTTATCGCCGGAAACGAAACCGTCCGCGCAAGCATGATGATCACGGCCACGACAGCGCTCCTCGCCGTTCCATTTATTACGCTGCTCCCGATCTTTGCGAAAGACGTATTGGACGTGGGCGCGACCGGGCAGGGGCTGTTTCTCGCCGCGATGGGGGTTGGCGCCTTGCTCAGCGCGGTGCTGCTCGCCACGGTGGGCGACCGGCTGTTTCGCGGGCCGCTCATGCTGGGCGGCGCAGTCCTCTACGGCGTAAGCCTTCTGGGGTTCGCGGGATCGCCGTGGTTCGTCATCTCGCTGGTTCTCCTGACGGCCGCGGGTCTCGCGAATGTCGCCTGCAACGCGCTGGTGCAATCGGTGGTTCAGGCGGCCACGCCTTCAGCCCTTCGCGGGCGGGTCATGGCCGTCTTTCTGCAACGGGAGCTGCTCACGACTCTCGGCGGTCTGCTGGCGGGCGCGCTCGCCGCGCTCTTGAGCGCGCCCGCTGCGGTGGCGCTGATGGCGGGCGCGTGCCTCGCTCTCAGTGTAGGGATCGCCCTCGTGATCCCCGCCATTCGCGAAATCCATTAG
- a CDS encoding Zn-ribbon domain-containing OB-fold protein, with product MAQTAKPVPVPDHDTAPFWEACHNHELRAQRCASCGRFRWPPQGFCPACYSWEHDWVRLSGRGTVRSFSVVHHSAVPSFKDELPYVVAVITLDGTDGHVDLVSNVVGCPWEDVKVGMPVEVVFKDVTNEVAIHQFRPVAAP from the coding sequence GTGGCGCAGACTGCGAAACCCGTCCCAGTGCCCGACCACGACACCGCGCCCTTTTGGGAGGCGTGCCACAACCACGAGCTGCGGGCGCAACGTTGCGCGAGCTGCGGTCGGTTCCGCTGGCCACCGCAAGGGTTTTGCCCAGCGTGCTACTCGTGGGAGCACGACTGGGTGCGCCTGTCCGGCCGAGGAACCGTCCGCTCCTTCTCGGTCGTTCACCACTCCGCCGTGCCTTCCTTCAAGGACGAGCTTCCATACGTGGTGGCGGTCATCACGCTGGACGGGACAGACGGACACGTGGACCTCGTCAGCAACGTGGTGGGGTGCCCCTGGGAGGACGTTAAGGTGGGCATGCCCGTCGAGGTCGTCTTCAAGGACGTCACCAACGAGGTCGCGATCCACCAGTTCCGCCCCGTCGCGGCTCCGTAG